The following coding sequences are from one Candidatus Nezhaarchaeota archaeon window:
- a CDS encoding arcadin 1, with amino-acid sequence MSTAAEVKFKAFVVSKSMFNDPLMGRGLRMELAEERELPPPVMVSESREVAELARQVMPLVSQVLQALPFARHGRVTVPRLTLWLTEEEWEGLEPKPDVGDEVEVVLKSGRLKIEVRRA; translated from the coding sequence TTGAGCACAGCGGCGGAGGTTAAGTTTAAGGCCTTCGTAGTCAGCAAGTCCATGTTTAACGACCCGCTAATGGGCAGGGGGCTTAGGATGGAGCTAGCTGAGGAGCGGGAGCTCCCGCCCCCAGTAATGGTCTCTGAGAGCCGCGAGGTAGCTGAGCTAGCTAGGCAGGTCATGCCGCTGGTGAGCCAGGTCCTCCAAGCCCTCCCCTTCGCTAGACACGGCAGAGTCACGGTGCCTAGGCTTACACTATGGCTAACTGAGGAGGAGTGGGAGGGCCTAGAGCCTAAGCCCGACGTGGGGGATGAGGTCGAGGTGGTGTTGAAGAGCGGTAGGCTGAAGATAGAGGTGAGGAGGGCTTGA
- a CDS encoding thymidylate synthase: protein MTVEYVSALTLPEAWVEALKLILRRGVGFKVERGSERAWTRKVAAVVYVERPELRPLIHERAPYSHAYVYQYYLEYLATGERKPDEPYTYGERLRKPVDQVGCVVKRLREARGDRQCTMVTRLPSDLLLDDPPCLTTIDVEALEGRLWFYVYFRSWDAYAGFPANMAALQLLKEEMASEIGIEPGPTVAFSKNLHLYEREEGLVNQLLTPLSPRRLPSALNQPS, encoded by the coding sequence TTGACCGTCGAGTACGTAAGCGCCCTTACCCTGCCTGAGGCTTGGGTAGAGGCCTTGAAGCTAATACTTAGACGAGGGGTCGGCTTTAAGGTGGAGAGGGGCTCTGAGAGGGCCTGGACTAGGAAGGTAGCCGCCGTGGTCTACGTCGAGCGCCCTGAGCTGAGGCCCCTGATACATGAGCGAGCGCCGTACAGCCACGCCTACGTCTACCAGTACTACCTAGAGTACTTAGCTACTGGTGAGCGTAAGCCCGACGAGCCCTATACCTACGGCGAGAGGCTTAGGAAGCCCGTAGACCAGGTTGGCTGCGTAGTTAAGAGGCTGAGGGAGGCTAGGGGGGATCGCCAGTGCACCATGGTCACTAGGCTACCTAGCGACCTTCTACTAGACGATCCTCCGTGCTTGACCACAATAGACGTAGAGGCCCTGGAGGGCAGGCTATGGTTCTACGTCTACTTTAGGAGCTGGGATGCCTACGCCGGCTTCCCAGCGAACATGGCCGCCCTCCAGCTGTTGAAGGAGGAGATGGCCTCTGAGATAGGCATTGAGCCCGGGCCTACGGTAGCCTTCTCTAAGAACCTGCACCTCTACGAGCGTGAAGAGGGGCTCGTCAATCAGCTACTCACCCCCCTCTCTCCTAGGAGGCTTCCCTCTGCTCTTAATCAGCCAAGCTAG
- a CDS encoding DNA-directed RNA polymerase subunit K: MEGAEVKVWLPRLTKYEKARIVGARALQISMGAPILLPFPPEGASPLEVAAMEMEMGLLPMIVKRQLPDGRYQDIPLAWLIKSRGKPPRREGGE; the protein is encoded by the coding sequence ATTGAGGGAGCCGAGGTCAAGGTATGGCTTCCTAGGCTAACTAAGTACGAGAAGGCTAGGATAGTAGGGGCTAGGGCCCTCCAAATCTCGATGGGGGCCCCCATACTCCTACCATTCCCGCCGGAGGGGGCTAGCCCCCTAGAAGTAGCGGCTATGGAGATGGAGATGGGCCTCCTCCCGATGATAGTTAAGCGCCAGCTCCCAGACGGCCGGTACCAGGACATACCGCTAGCTTGGCTGATTAAGAGCAGAGGGAAGCCTCCTAGGAGAGAGGGGGGTGAGTAG